A region of Sphingomonas crusticola DNA encodes the following proteins:
- the rimO gene encoding 30S ribosomal protein S12 methylthiotransferase RimO, with amino-acid sequence MATTLPSPPKVGMVSLGCPKNLVDSERILTKLRADGYRMSPDYAGADIVLVNTCGFLDSAKEESLDAIGEAIAENGRVIVTGCMGKDAEIIRARFPQVLAVTGAHQYEQVVGAVHEAAPVPPSAYLDLVPQASFGGDLKLTPKHYSYLKISEGCNHRCSFCIIPALRGDLVSRRPDAILREAEKLVAAGTRELLVISQDTSAYGLDLRHASYPLKGGGEVRADMTDLARHLGQLGAWVRLHYVYPYPHVDRVIPLMAEGLVLPYLDIPFQHAAPSVLRAMKRPANDAKVLERLRNWRSIAPDITIRSTFVVGFPGETEADFEYLLQWLDEAQLDRVGAFRFEPVAGAAANDLPGQVAEEVKEERYARLMERTAAISTAKLQAKIGRTLEVIIDAVDEEGGASGRSQADAPEIDGEVHLRDTHGLTPGDIVRVHIEDADEHDLFGAVAA; translated from the coding sequence ATGGCAACCACCCTTCCCTCCCCGCCCAAGGTCGGCATGGTGTCGCTCGGCTGTCCCAAGAACTTGGTCGACAGCGAGCGCATCCTGACCAAGCTGCGCGCCGACGGCTATCGCATGTCGCCCGATTATGCGGGGGCGGACATCGTGCTCGTCAACACGTGCGGCTTCCTTGATTCCGCCAAGGAGGAAAGCCTCGATGCGATCGGCGAGGCGATCGCGGAGAATGGCCGCGTCATCGTCACCGGCTGCATGGGCAAGGACGCCGAAATCATCCGTGCGCGCTTCCCCCAGGTCCTCGCCGTCACCGGCGCGCATCAATATGAGCAGGTCGTCGGCGCGGTCCACGAGGCGGCGCCCGTGCCGCCATCCGCTTACCTCGATCTCGTCCCGCAAGCTTCGTTCGGCGGCGACCTCAAGCTTACGCCCAAACATTACAGCTATCTCAAGATTTCGGAGGGCTGCAATCACCGCTGCTCCTTCTGCATCATTCCGGCACTGCGCGGCGATCTCGTCAGCCGCCGCCCGGATGCGATACTGCGCGAGGCCGAAAAACTGGTCGCCGCCGGAACGCGCGAATTGCTGGTGATCAGCCAGGATACGTCCGCCTATGGCCTCGATCTGCGCCACGCTTCCTATCCGCTGAAAGGCGGCGGCGAAGTCCGCGCCGACATGACCGATCTCGCCCGCCACCTTGGCCAGCTGGGTGCATGGGTGCGGCTGCACTATGTCTATCCCTATCCGCACGTGGACCGCGTCATCCCGCTGATGGCTGAGGGCTTAGTGCTCCCCTATCTCGACATCCCCTTCCAGCATGCCGCGCCGTCCGTACTGCGCGCGATGAAGCGCCCCGCCAACGACGCCAAGGTGCTCGAACGGCTGCGCAACTGGCGCAGCATCGCGCCGGACATCACGATCCGTTCCACTTTCGTCGTCGGCTTCCCGGGCGAGACGGAGGCCGACTTCGAATATCTGCTGCAATGGCTCGACGAAGCGCAGCTCGACCGCGTCGGCGCGTTCCGGTTCGAGCCGGTCGCGGGCGCCGCCGCGAACGACCTGCCCGGACAGGTCGCCGAGGAGGTCAAGGAAGAGCGCTACGCACGACTGATGGAGCGCACCGCCGCCATCTCCACCGCCAAGCTCCAGGCCAAGATCGGCCGGACGCTTGAGGTCATCATCGACGCGGTCGACGAGGAAGGCGGCGCTTCAGGCCGTTCGCAGGCGGATGCGCCGGAAATCGACGGCGAAGTGCATCTCCGCGACACGCACGGGCTGACCCCCGGCGACATCGTCCGCGTTCACATCGAGGATGCCGACGAACATGACCTGTTCGGAGCCGTCGCCGCCTGA
- a CDS encoding DUF3089 domain-containing protein, with product MRLSVSVLAGLIASAPLAAQMPVVPVPASLPAHGDTPTVDYAQPGNWICRPGVDDGTCSANLDAMRIDAAGARTLAPYVAAKDPPIDCFYVYPTASTDKTLYSDLVPDAEEKRSVHGQAARLGAQCRVFVPAYHQLTITALRYSMAQSAVGKAAPNFDFGIPYRDVLAAWRSYMARDNHGRGVVLVGHSQGAILLKQLIAEEIDGKPAQKLLVAAYLAGNVGLDQASFKAILPCTAANQAGCVVAWSTYFEGYDGPRVFGATAGGAALCVSPAAIGGGRGTLDGFLGKPSFAPAGDPPLIEMAGQLSGECVTDAQGAVLRVRVEPGPNAELLRLGLQRYSPAPPWGLHPLDISLVQGNMIELIGQQSRSWLTKR from the coding sequence ATGCGATTGTCGGTTTCGGTGCTGGCGGGTCTGATCGCCTCCGCTCCCCTCGCGGCCCAGATGCCGGTGGTGCCGGTACCCGCGAGCCTGCCCGCGCATGGCGATACGCCCACGGTCGACTATGCCCAGCCCGGCAACTGGATCTGCCGGCCCGGCGTCGACGACGGCACCTGCTCGGCCAATCTCGATGCGATGAGGATCGATGCGGCGGGGGCACGGACGCTGGCGCCCTATGTTGCCGCCAAGGATCCGCCGATCGACTGCTTCTATGTCTATCCGACCGCCTCGACCGACAAGACGCTGTACAGCGATCTCGTGCCGGATGCGGAGGAGAAGCGCTCGGTCCATGGACAGGCCGCGCGGCTGGGCGCCCAGTGCCGGGTGTTCGTACCGGCCTATCATCAGCTGACCATCACCGCCTTGCGCTATTCGATGGCGCAGTCGGCGGTGGGCAAGGCTGCCCCCAATTTCGATTTCGGCATTCCCTATCGCGACGTGCTGGCGGCATGGCGCAGCTATATGGCGCGCGACAATCATGGCCGCGGGGTCGTGCTGGTTGGGCACAGCCAGGGCGCGATCCTGCTCAAGCAGCTCATCGCTGAGGAGATTGACGGCAAGCCCGCGCAGAAATTGTTGGTGGCGGCCTATCTCGCCGGCAACGTCGGGCTCGACCAGGCGAGCTTCAAGGCGATCCTCCCGTGTACGGCGGCGAACCAAGCGGGCTGCGTGGTCGCCTGGTCGACTTATTTCGAGGGTTATGACGGGCCGCGTGTTTTCGGCGCAACCGCGGGTGGGGCTGCGTTATGCGTGAGCCCGGCGGCGATCGGGGGCGGGCGCGGCACGCTCGATGGCTTCCTGGGCAAGCCCAGCTTTGCCCCAGCGGGCGATCCGCCGTTGATCGAGATGGCGGGCCAGCTGAGCGGCGAATGCGTGACTGATGCGCAGGGCGCGGTGCTGCGGGTGCGGGTCGAGCCGGGCCCGAATGCGGAATTGCTGCGGCTTGGTTTGCAGCGTTACAGCCCGGCGCCACCGTGGGGGCTGCATCCGCTCGATATCAGCCTGGTTCAGGGCAATATGATCGAATTGATCGGGCAGCAGAGCCGGTCCTGGCTCACGAAGCGGTAG
- a CDS encoding M23 family metallopeptidase has protein sequence MTIAAALLALSLASAAASDKAPPAKPSAARPGVIKGTFAPTPNLLFVDPKPAGGQKPVWDVAKVAPDAADVAKSTYVVQPGDTLSAVVRKTGAGNAVIAHENDLDPPYTLRPGQKLKIPAGRYHTVRKGQSGIAIARAYGVEWSRIVEINHLNEPFTLRAGERLMIPATKEVAKMTLEQRAAAFTIDLTDIATGSEPALAPTAQPAAPTPSPVRTLPPTTAVAEPVVQFGGRFAWPLEGRMIRPYGPMANGGRNDGINVAAPLGTAIAAAADGVVLWVGQHPAFGNVVLVRHGSGWVTIYGNADKLLVKRGQSVKIGQTIAKVGMSGTSADRPQLFFEVLQGRKPVNPMRLLPRRGGSGDDSDTPDN, from the coding sequence ATGACGATCGCGGCGGCCTTGCTTGCGTTGAGCCTTGCATCGGCCGCGGCGTCCGACAAGGCGCCTCCCGCCAAACCCTCTGCGGCAAGGCCGGGAGTGATCAAGGGCACCTTCGCCCCCACGCCCAACCTTCTGTTCGTCGATCCCAAGCCTGCGGGCGGACAAAAACCGGTGTGGGATGTTGCCAAGGTTGCGCCAGACGCGGCCGATGTCGCCAAATCCACCTATGTCGTGCAGCCCGGCGACACCCTGTCCGCGGTCGTGCGCAAGACTGGCGCGGGCAACGCGGTGATCGCGCACGAAAACGATCTCGACCCGCCCTACACATTGCGGCCCGGCCAAAAGCTCAAAATCCCGGCCGGGCGTTATCACACGGTCCGCAAGGGCCAGAGCGGTATCGCCATCGCCCGCGCTTACGGCGTGGAATGGTCACGCATCGTAGAAATCAATCATCTCAACGAACCCTTCACGCTGCGCGCGGGCGAGCGGCTGATGATCCCCGCGACGAAGGAAGTGGCGAAGATGACGCTCGAGCAGCGTGCCGCCGCCTTCACCATCGACCTCACCGATATCGCGACCGGCAGCGAGCCCGCGCTCGCGCCCACCGCCCAGCCCGCCGCGCCGACCCCCTCGCCCGTGCGTACCCTCCCGCCGACCACAGCGGTGGCGGAGCCGGTGGTGCAATTTGGCGGCCGCTTCGCCTGGCCGCTCGAGGGCAGGATGATTCGCCCGTACGGGCCGATGGCCAATGGCGGCCGCAACGACGGCATCAATGTCGCCGCCCCCCTCGGCACTGCGATTGCCGCCGCCGCCGACGGCGTGGTGCTGTGGGTCGGCCAGCATCCGGCTTTCGGCAACGTCGTGCTCGTCCGGCACGGCAGCGGCTGGGTCACGATCTACGGCAATGCCGATAAATTGCTGGTCAAGCGCGGCCAGTCCGTGAAGATCGGCCAGACCATCGCCAAGGTCGGCATGAGCGGCACCAGCGCCGACCGCCCGCAGCTTTTCTTCGAGGTCCTGCAAGGCCGCAAACCGGTCAATCCAATGCGCCTGCTCCCCCGGCGCGGCGGCAGCGGCGACGACAGCGACACTCCCGACAACTAG
- the serS gene encoding serine--tRNA ligase produces MHDIRAIREDAATFDAGLQKRGLGPQSAGLLQLDLERRARVTEAQELQTRRNEVSKGIGKAKAARDEAAAEALMAEVAGIKDRMAALEGEAAQAARGLDEALAAIPNIPAADVPEGADEAGNVEQKRWGEPRALDFTARDHADIGPALGLDFEAGARLSGARFTVLRGQAARLHRALGQFMLDVQTMANGYQEVAPPLLVRDEAMFGTGQLPKFADDSFRTTDGRWLIPTAEVSLTNLAAGQILAEADLPLRFTALTACFRSEAGAAGRDTRGLIRQHQFEKVELVAIAAPECSDDEHERMTRAAEGILEALELPYRRMLLCAGDMGFTARKTFDLEVWLPGQQTYREISSCSNCGDFQARRMDARYRPAEAASGKGATAFVHTLNGSGLAVGRTLVAVIENYQQADGSVAVPDVLKPYMGGLERLLPA; encoded by the coding sequence ATGCACGACATCCGCGCCATCCGCGAAGACGCCGCCACCTTCGACGCCGGGCTGCAAAAGCGAGGCCTCGGTCCGCAGTCGGCCGGGCTGCTGCAGCTCGATCTGGAGCGCCGCGCCCGCGTGACCGAGGCGCAGGAATTGCAGACGCGCCGCAACGAGGTTTCCAAGGGGATCGGCAAAGCCAAGGCTGCGCGCGACGAGGCGGCGGCGGAAGCGCTGATGGCCGAGGTGGCAGGCATCAAGGACCGCATGGCGGCGCTTGAAGGCGAGGCGGCACAGGCCGCCCGCGGGCTGGACGAGGCGCTTGCCGCTATCCCCAATATTCCTGCCGCCGACGTACCCGAAGGCGCCGACGAGGCCGGCAATGTCGAGCAAAAGAGATGGGGTGAACCCCGCGCGCTGGATTTCACAGCGCGCGATCACGCCGATATCGGCCCGGCCCTGGGCCTGGATTTCGAGGCGGGCGCGCGCCTTTCCGGCGCCCGCTTCACCGTCCTGCGCGGGCAAGCGGCGCGCCTTCACCGTGCGCTTGGGCAGTTCATGCTCGACGTGCAGACCATGGCCAACGGCTATCAGGAGGTTGCGCCGCCTCTGCTGGTGCGCGACGAAGCGATGTTCGGCACCGGCCAGCTTCCCAAATTCGCCGACGATTCGTTCAGGACGACCGATGGCCGTTGGCTGATCCCCACCGCAGAAGTCAGCCTTACCAACCTGGCGGCCGGCCAGATCCTTGCCGAAGCGGATCTGCCGTTGCGCTTCACCGCGCTGACGGCCTGCTTCCGCTCGGAAGCAGGAGCGGCCGGGCGCGACACGCGCGGCCTCATCCGCCAGCATCAGTTCGAAAAGGTCGAGCTTGTCGCCATCGCCGCGCCCGAATGCTCGGACGATGAGCATGAACGCATGACCCGCGCCGCCGAGGGCATATTGGAGGCGCTGGAACTCCCCTATCGCCGCATGCTGCTCTGCGCGGGCGACATGGGCTTCACCGCGCGCAAGACGTTCGATCTGGAGGTGTGGCTGCCGGGGCAGCAGACCTATCGCGAGATTTCCAGCTGCTCGAATTGCGGCGACTTCCAGGCGCGCCGCATGGACGCGCGTTATCGCCCGGCCGAGGCCGCGAGCGGCAAGGGCGCCACCGCGTTCGTCCATACGCTCAATGGCTCCGGTCTCGCGGTTGGCCGCACGCTTGTGGCGGTGATTGAGAATTACCAGCAAGCCGACGGGTCGGTCGCGGTGCCCGACGTGCTCAAGCCCTATATGGGCGGGTTGGAGCGCTTGCTGCCGGCATGA
- a CDS encoding host attachment family protein → MRIPHDSYVLVADGAKMLFFRNEGDADNISLTVVAAEQQADQADRDIKTDMAGQKPAGSGAGGSTAGEADFHQQAEDRFAAEAAERINRAALANQFEKLIIVAPPKTLGELRKHYHKQVEGKIAAEIAKDLTGHPVDKIESILQKHEEKNA, encoded by the coding sequence ATGCGCATTCCCCACGACAGCTATGTTCTGGTCGCCGACGGTGCCAAGATGCTGTTCTTCCGGAATGAAGGCGATGCGGACAATATCAGCCTGACCGTTGTTGCGGCCGAGCAGCAGGCCGATCAGGCGGATCGCGATATCAAGACCGATATGGCGGGGCAGAAGCCCGCAGGTTCCGGTGCCGGCGGATCGACCGCGGGCGAGGCCGATTTCCACCAGCAAGCGGAGGATCGCTTTGCCGCCGAGGCGGCCGAGCGCATCAATCGCGCGGCGCTGGCCAATCAGTTCGAGAAGCTGATCATCGTCGCACCGCCCAAGACACTGGGCGAGCTACGCAAACATTACCACAAACAGGTAGAGGGCAAGATCGCGGCGGAAATCGCGAAGGATCTCACCGGTCATCCGGTGGACAAGATCGAGTCGATCCTCCAGAAACATGAAGAAAAGAACGCCTGA
- the dksA gene encoding RNA polymerase-binding protein DksA, with product MATAAKRIDEQDDIADIDQDYRPTAGEEFMNPRQQEYFRRKLLDWKDSILRESRDTLAQLQVDSLREPDVTDRASSETDWSLELRTRDRQRKLITKIEAAIRRIDEGEYGYCEVTGEPISLARLEARPVATMTVEAQERHERNEKVSRDE from the coding sequence ATGGCTACGGCGGCGAAACGTATCGACGAGCAGGACGACATCGCGGACATTGATCAGGACTATCGACCGACGGCGGGCGAAGAGTTCATGAATCCCCGCCAGCAGGAATATTTTCGGCGCAAATTGCTGGACTGGAAGGATTCGATCCTTCGTGAGTCGCGCGATACGCTCGCCCAGCTTCAGGTCGATTCGCTGCGCGAACCGGACGTGACCGATCGTGCTTCTTCGGAAACCGATTGGAGCCTTGAGCTGCGCACCCGCGATCGCCAGCGCAAGCTGATCACCAAGATCGAGGCGGCCATTCGCCGCATCGACGAGGGCGAATATGGTTATTGCGAAGTGACCGGCGAGCCGATCTCGCTCGCGCGGCTCGAAGCGCGTCCGGTCGCGACGATGACGGTCGAGGCGCAGGAGCGCCACGAGCGCAACGAGAAAGTCTCACGCGACGAATAG
- a CDS encoding PilZ domain-containing protein, translating to MTVERPFKHLKVAVADQRVGSSRADARESVLLMAMLRGPRAPHVPVRVRNLSAGGMMVVSQVLVCPDDAVKVELAGVGTIEGKVAWVFSGRIGIQFDKPIDPLLAETTVRSR from the coding sequence ATGACGGTGGAGCGGCCTTTCAAGCACCTGAAGGTGGCAGTAGCCGACCAGCGCGTCGGTTCGTCGCGGGCCGACGCCCGCGAAAGCGTGCTGTTGATGGCGATGTTGCGCGGTCCGCGCGCTCCCCATGTCCCGGTGCGGGTCCGCAATCTCTCCGCAGGGGGGATGATGGTCGTCAGTCAGGTGCTGGTTTGCCCCGACGATGCCGTCAAAGTCGAACTGGCAGGCGTCGGCACGATCGAGGGCAAGGTTGCCTGGGTGTTCAGCGGCCGTATCGGCATTCAGTTCGACAAGCCGATCGATCCACTTCTGGCCGAAACGACCGTGAGATCGCGATAA
- a CDS encoding aspartate aminotransferase family protein, translating to MPITPLMPVYPRCGVRPVRGEGAYLIGEQGERYLDMAAGIAVNILGHGHPVLVKAIADQAATLMHVSNLYGSPQGEHFAQRLVDKTFADTVFFTNSGAEAIECAIKTARRYHYVNGTPEKNRIISFSNAFHGRTMGAISATNQAKMRDGFEPLLPGFTVVLFNDLGAAEAAIGPDAAAFLIEPIQGEGGILPATQEFLAGLRRLANENGMLLILDEIQCGYARTGTFFAYEQYGITPDIMTVAKGIAGGFPLGACLATEEAAKGMVIGTHGSTYGGNPLAMAAGEAVLDIVGEQDFLENVQRMGDRLRQALEQLLPNHDHLFDSVRGVGLMLGIKLKSDSRAFVAHLRDNHGLLTVAGGDNVVRVLPPLNIDESHIAECIEKLSAGARSYRVPEAA from the coding sequence ATGCCGATCACGCCTCTCATGCCCGTCTACCCACGGTGTGGCGTGCGTCCGGTACGCGGCGAGGGCGCCTATCTGATCGGCGAGCAGGGCGAACGCTATCTCGACATGGCCGCCGGCATCGCGGTCAATATCCTCGGCCACGGCCACCCCGTTCTGGTGAAGGCGATTGCCGACCAGGCGGCGACCTTGATGCACGTTTCCAATTTGTACGGTAGCCCTCAAGGCGAGCATTTCGCGCAGCGGCTGGTCGACAAGACGTTCGCCGATACGGTCTTCTTCACCAATTCCGGCGCCGAGGCGATCGAGTGCGCGATCAAGACGGCGCGCCGCTATCATTATGTCAACGGTACGCCCGAGAAGAACCGCATCATCAGCTTCTCCAACGCCTTTCACGGGCGGACGATGGGCGCCATCTCGGCGACCAATCAGGCCAAGATGCGCGACGGATTCGAGCCGCTGCTGCCGGGCTTCACCGTCGTCCTGTTCAACGACCTTGGCGCGGCCGAAGCAGCGATCGGGCCGGACGCCGCGGCCTTCCTGATCGAGCCGATCCAGGGCGAGGGCGGCATCTTGCCGGCGACGCAGGAGTTCCTCGCCGGGCTGCGCAGACTGGCGAACGAGAATGGCATGCTGCTGATCCTGGACGAGATTCAGTGCGGCTATGCGCGTACCGGCACCTTCTTCGCCTATGAGCAATATGGCATCACGCCGGATATCATGACGGTCGCCAAGGGCATTGCCGGCGGCTTCCCGCTCGGTGCCTGCCTCGCGACCGAGGAAGCGGCCAAGGGGATGGTGATCGGCACGCACGGTTCGACCTATGGCGGTAACCCGCTGGCGATGGCGGCGGGCGAGGCGGTGCTCGACATCGTCGGCGAGCAGGACTTTCTGGAGAATGTCCAGCGGATGGGCGACCGCTTGCGCCAGGCGCTGGAGCAATTGCTGCCCAATCACGATCATCTGTTCGACAGCGTGCGCGGCGTCGGGCTGATGCTTGGCATCAAGCTCAAGAGCGACAGCCGCGCGTTCGTGGCGCATCTGCGCGACAATCACGGGCTGCTGACGGTGGCGGGCGGCGACAATGTCGTGCGCGTCCTGCCGCCGCTCAATATCGACGAAAGCCACATCGCCGAATGTATCGAGAAATTGTCGGCGGGTGCGCGCAGCTATCGGGTGCCGGAGGCGGCTTAA
- the argF gene encoding ornithine carbamoyltransferase produces the protein MTRHFIDLADAGSDGIRAMLDDARRRKLTRAGWPKGKADVDRPLDGHVLAMIFEKNSTRTRVSFDMAMRQLGGTTIVMDAGSMQLGRGESIADTARVLSRYVDAIVIRTDDHNKVVEMARHATVPVINGLTDHSHPCQIMADLLTVIERRGSVEGSRWAWLGDGNNVLHSIIEAGSLLGFDVTAACPEGYDPDPAVVDAAKARSGNHPFVLTRDPELAGAGADIVVTDTWVSMGQAHADEKLAALAPYQVTEELMAGAAADGLFLHCLPAHRGEEVADAVIDGPQSAIWDEAENRLHAQKAVLLWCLARL, from the coding sequence ATGACCCGTCACTTCATCGACCTTGCCGATGCAGGCAGCGATGGCATCCGTGCGATGCTGGACGATGCGCGGCGCCGCAAGCTGACGCGCGCGGGCTGGCCCAAGGGCAAGGCGGACGTCGACCGGCCGCTCGACGGCCATGTGCTGGCGATGATCTTCGAGAAGAATTCGACCCGCACGCGGGTGTCGTTCGACATGGCGATGCGGCAATTGGGCGGCACGACCATCGTGATGGATGCGGGGTCGATGCAGCTCGGCCGCGGCGAGAGCATCGCCGATACGGCACGGGTATTATCGCGCTATGTCGATGCGATCGTGATCCGTACCGACGATCACAACAAGGTCGTCGAGATGGCGCGCCATGCGACCGTGCCGGTGATCAACGGCCTGACCGATCATAGCCATCCCTGCCAGATCATGGCCGACCTGCTCACCGTGATCGAGCGGCGCGGCAGCGTTGAGGGCTCGCGCTGGGCATGGCTGGGCGACGGCAACAATGTGCTGCATTCGATCATCGAGGCAGGGAGCCTGCTCGGTTTCGACGTCACCGCCGCTTGCCCGGAGGGCTATGATCCCGATCCGGCGGTGGTGGATGCCGCCAAGGCGCGGTCGGGCAATCATCCGTTCGTGCTGACCCGCGATCCCGAACTTGCCGGTGCGGGCGCGGATATCGTGGTGACGGACACATGGGTGTCGATGGGCCAGGCGCATGCCGACGAAAAGCTCGCGGCGCTGGCGCCCTATCAAGTGACCGAGGAGTTGATGGCAGGCGCCGCAGCGGACGGGCTGTTTCTCCACTGCCTGCCCGCGCACCGCGGCGAAGAAGTGGCCGATGCGGTCATCGACGGCCCTCAATCAGCGATCTGGGACGAAGCCGAAAATCGGCTGCATGCGCAGAAAGCGGTATTGTTATGGTGTCTGGCGAGGCTTTAG
- a CDS encoding Hsp33 family molecular chaperone HslO, with translation MISENLDTALAFTIPDRHARGRLVRLGPALNAILSAHGYPPAIEKVLAEAIVLAALLGATLKEVEGQLTLQAQTENGVIDLLVADYRGGEMRGYVRHDAERLGELPADPSLFGLFGKGYLAITFDQATSGERYQGIVPLEGASLAEAAESYFAQSEQIPSLVRIGIGRADDGSVVAGGLMLQHLPEGEEGRDRIHTRLDHPEWDHVAALGGSVRDAELADGELPLETLLWRLFNEDQVRVSPSIAPRRGCRCDPDHVARVIARFPEEERAAMAGPDGLIEVNCEFCARGFKIEPLAA, from the coding sequence ATGATCTCCGAAAATCTCGATACCGCCCTCGCTTTCACTATTCCCGATCGCCACGCCCGCGGGCGCCTGGTGCGGCTGGGGCCGGCGCTCAACGCCATCCTCTCCGCGCATGGCTATCCGCCGGCGATCGAGAAGGTGCTGGCCGAGGCGATCGTGCTGGCCGCTTTGCTGGGAGCCACCCTCAAGGAGGTTGAGGGCCAGCTCACGCTGCAGGCGCAGACCGAGAATGGCGTGATTGACCTGCTCGTCGCCGATTATCGCGGCGGCGAGATGCGCGGCTATGTGCGCCACGATGCCGAGCGATTGGGGGAGTTGCCGGCCGATCCGTCGCTATTCGGCCTGTTCGGCAAGGGTTATCTCGCGATCACCTTCGATCAGGCGACGTCGGGGGAACGCTATCAGGGGATCGTCCCGCTTGAGGGCGCCAGTCTGGCCGAGGCGGCGGAATCCTATTTCGCCCAGTCCGAACAGATACCGAGCCTGGTGCGGATCGGGATCGGCCGCGCCGACGACGGCAGCGTGGTGGCGGGCGGACTGATGCTGCAGCATCTGCCGGAAGGCGAAGAAGGGCGCGATCGCATCCACACAAGGCTCGATCACCCCGAATGGGATCATGTCGCGGCCCTCGGCGGCAGCGTACGCGACGCCGAGCTCGCCGACGGCGAGCTGCCGCTCGAGACGTTGCTGTGGCGGTTGTTCAACGAGGATCAGGTGCGGGTCAGCCCCAGCATTGCGCCACGGCGCGGCTGCCGCTGCGACCCGGATCACGTGGCGCGCGTGATCGCGCGCTTCCCGGAAGAGGAGCGCGCGGCGATGGCGGGCCCGGACGGGCTGATCGAAGTGAATTGCGAATTTTGCGCGCGTGGCTTCAAGATCGAGCCGCTGGCGGCGTAG
- the queC gene encoding 7-cyano-7-deazaguanine synthase QueC, with translation MLTNDDKQTAVVLVSGGLDSMVVAALAVEAGHRLVALTIDYNQRHRIELEAAARIATHLGAIRHIVLPLDLTRFGGSSLTDTAMNVPKEGVQPGIPSTYVPARNTIFLSLALGLAEATGARAIHIGVNALDYSGYPDCRPEFVAAFETLANLATKAGVEGDSFKVHTPLLHMTKADIAAEAARLGLDAGMSWSCYDPQPGDLHCGRCDSCRLRSKGFEEAGLADPTRYAVPPA, from the coding sequence ATGCTGACGAATGACGATAAACAGACGGCGGTGGTGCTCGTCTCGGGCGGGCTCGACTCGATGGTGGTGGCCGCGCTGGCGGTGGAGGCCGGGCACAGGCTGGTCGCGCTGACGATCGATTATAATCAGCGCCACCGCATTGAGCTGGAGGCCGCGGCGCGCATTGCTACCCACTTGGGGGCGATCCGTCACATCGTGCTGCCGCTCGATCTGACGCGGTTTGGCGGGTCGTCGCTGACCGACACTGCCATGAACGTGCCCAAGGAGGGCGTGCAGCCGGGCATTCCCAGCACCTACGTGCCCGCGCGCAACACGATCTTCCTGAGCCTGGCGCTCGGGCTGGCTGAAGCGACCGGTGCGCGCGCCATCCATATCGGCGTCAATGCGCTGGATTATTCGGGCTATCCCGATTGCCGGCCGGAATTCGTGGCGGCGTTCGAGACGCTCGCCAACCTTGCTACCAAGGCGGGGGTGGAGGGCGACAGCTTCAAGGTCCACACGCCTCTGCTGCATATGACCAAAGCCGATATCGCCGCGGAGGCGGCACGGTTGGGGCTCGATGCCGGCATGAGCTGGTCATGCTACGATCCGCAGCCGGGCGACCTGCATTGCGGCCGCTGCGACTCGTGCCGGCTGCGCAGCAAGGGGTTCGAGGAAGCCGGGCTGGCTGATCCGACCCGTTACGCGGTGCCGCCGGCGTGA
- the queE gene encoding 7-carboxy-7-deazaguanine synthase → MSYAVKEMFLTLQGEGLQAGMRAVFLRFAGCNLWSGREQDRADAQCSFCDTDFVGMDGDGGGRFADAAAVTEAAWTLWSGGLEGSGGGTPLIVITGGEPMLQLDDALVAALKGRSFRVAIETNGTLPVADGVDWICVSPKAGTEIVQRSGDELKLVWPQQGLDPRELESWDFRHLLVQPMDGVDAAAARGAAIDFVIANPRWRLSVQTHKLLGLR, encoded by the coding sequence GTGAGCTACGCCGTCAAGGAGATGTTCCTGACATTGCAGGGGGAGGGGCTGCAGGCGGGCATGCGTGCGGTGTTCCTGCGCTTCGCCGGCTGCAATCTGTGGTCGGGGCGCGAACAGGATCGCGCTGATGCGCAATGCAGCTTCTGTGATACCGATTTCGTCGGCATGGACGGCGACGGCGGCGGGCGTTTCGCCGATGCGGCGGCGGTGACGGAGGCGGCGTGGACCTTGTGGAGCGGGGGGCTCGAAGGAAGCGGCGGAGGTACGCCGCTGATCGTGATCACCGGCGGCGAGCCCATGTTGCAGCTGGATGATGCGCTGGTGGCTGCGCTCAAGGGGCGCAGCTTTCGCGTCGCGATCGAAACCAATGGCACATTGCCGGTGGCGGACGGGGTTGACTGGATCTGCGTCAGCCCCAAAGCCGGCACCGAGATCGTCCAGCGAAGCGGCGACGAGCTCAAACTGGTGTGGCCGCAGCAGGGGCTGGATCCGCGCGAACTGGAAAGCTGGGACTTCCGGCATCTGCTCGTCCAGCCGATGGACGGCGTCGATGCCGCGGCAGCGCGCGGGGCGGCGATCGATTTCGTGATTGCAAACCCGCGCTGGCGACTGTCGGTACAGACGCACAAACTGCTCGGGCTGCGCTAG